A section of the Streptomyces sp. CG1 genome encodes:
- a CDS encoding TetR/AcrR family transcriptional regulator, with protein MGTREQIVDAANRLFYQQGFEPTSFAAIAEAVGISRGNFYYHFKTKDEILEAVIEARLASTRKMLAGWADGSADPLDRVRRFVEIVITNSGEIESYGCPVGTLTNELAKLGHPSRAHAVGVFEAFRTWLREQFEELGLDTVADDLAMHVLAFSQGVATLSNAFHDGDFVHREVDRINAWLTERLAFRVSADGAR; from the coding sequence GTGGGTACTCGCGAGCAGATCGTCGATGCAGCGAACCGTCTGTTCTACCAACAGGGCTTCGAGCCGACGTCGTTCGCGGCGATCGCGGAGGCGGTGGGGATTTCCCGGGGCAACTTCTACTACCACTTCAAGACCAAGGACGAGATCCTCGAAGCGGTGATCGAGGCCCGACTGGCGAGTACTCGGAAGATGCTCGCCGGATGGGCGGACGGCTCGGCAGATCCTCTTGATCGTGTGCGGCGGTTCGTCGAGATCGTCATTACCAACAGCGGCGAAATCGAGAGCTATGGCTGCCCCGTCGGGACGCTGACGAACGAGCTCGCCAAGCTCGGCCACCCTTCCCGTGCGCACGCTGTGGGAGTCTTCGAGGCGTTCCGCACCTGGCTGCGTGAGCAGTTCGAGGAGCTCGGGCTCGATACGGTAGCCGACGACCTCGCGATGCACGTTCTGGCGTTCAGCCAAGGGGTGGCCACGCTGTCGAACGCGTTCCACGACGGCGACTTCGTGCATCGCGAGGTTGACCGGATCAATGCGTGGCTGACGGAGCGACTCGCCTTTCGTGTATCCGCTGATGGGGCGCGCTGA
- a CDS encoding YciI family protein, translating to MYVALLRFSANKAAAAEHMTGHQNWIRQGVEDGVFLLVGSIEPGQGGAVLATGIAREEFQARVAEDPFVVHDVVAAEVIEVAPNLMDPRLAFLKN from the coding sequence GTGTACGTCGCCCTGCTTCGTTTCTCTGCTAACAAGGCAGCCGCTGCAGAGCACATGACCGGGCACCAGAACTGGATCCGCCAAGGCGTGGAAGACGGCGTCTTCCTGCTGGTCGGGAGCATCGAGCCGGGGCAAGGCGGCGCTGTACTCGCCACGGGGATCGCGCGGGAGGAGTTCCAGGCACGAGTCGCCGAGGACCCGTTCGTGGTCCACGACGTCGTGGCGGCCGAGGTCATCGAGGTCGCGCCCAACCTGATGGACCCGCGCCTCGCGTTCCTCAAGAACTAG
- a CDS encoding haloacid dehalogenase type II yields MPADQHQVLVFDVNETLSDLTPLRNRFEDIGAPGHLLPTWFAGVLRDGFALTAAGGYAEFTSLAHDGARMLLSGLEGWEGDEQAAAKHILDGFSQLDVHPDVPDGVQKLSDAGYRLTAMTNGSAALTERLLEKAGVLHCFEALSDVRGPRCWKPAPAAYRYAVEQVGVRPDQALMVAVHPWDIDGARRAGLDGAWLRRGACVYPRTMTPPRFSAQDLKDLVKTLIADE; encoded by the coding sequence ATGCCCGCCGACCAGCACCAGGTCCTCGTCTTCGACGTCAACGAGACGCTCAGCGACCTCACGCCGCTGCGCAATCGCTTCGAGGACATAGGCGCCCCCGGGCATCTGCTCCCGACCTGGTTCGCCGGGGTATTGCGGGACGGATTCGCCCTGACAGCCGCCGGCGGGTACGCGGAGTTCACGTCCCTCGCCCACGACGGAGCGCGGATGCTGCTGTCCGGCCTGGAGGGCTGGGAGGGAGATGAACAGGCCGCAGCCAAGCACATTCTCGACGGCTTTTCCCAGCTGGATGTCCACCCCGATGTGCCGGACGGCGTACAGAAGTTGAGCGATGCGGGGTATCGGCTGACGGCGATGACCAACGGCAGCGCCGCCCTGACCGAGCGGCTGCTGGAGAAAGCAGGGGTGCTGCACTGCTTCGAGGCCCTGTCGGACGTACGCGGCCCGCGCTGCTGGAAACCAGCGCCGGCCGCCTACCGCTACGCCGTCGAGCAGGTCGGCGTACGGCCCGACCAGGCACTGATGGTCGCGGTGCACCCCTGGGACATCGACGGAGCGCGGAGAGCCGGACTGGACGGTGCCTGGCTGCGGCGCGGAGCCTGCGTGTACCCGCGCACAATGACCCCGCCCAGATTCAGCGCGCAGGATCTGAAGGACCTTGTGAAGACGCTGATTGCCGACGAGTGA
- a CDS encoding NB-ARC domain-containing protein: MDDFIAELRLLKAWAGNPSISEITRRIHRDWQRAGRPRGEWPARSTVGNCFQVGRRRPNADLLLAVVQALVGTDEAIVSAWRQSLRAVLGEAEAATRVSACDRLPAGLSAFVGRTGLTAQAEALLTSDGQMPTLALEGMAGTGKTSLALHVAHRLLARERTDVPVLFANLRGSARQGPPVDPSAVLETFLRLLGAPGDRIPYDLNARAVLYRQLVSGTGALVVLDDAADEEQLRPLLPKTPGCRTLVTSRRALDGLADAARLTVLPLDPDDSVELLRAAAGAERLASDLPTVQQMATVLGHLPLALSVIGRHMREHPAWALGDYYREPLLTLALEDGVRTALAASDTRLPQGAQRLLRLLALHPPTEVEIAGAAALLGEPSAVAEYHLAALAAAHLVERTAPDRFRVHPLAHAYAEERLCIDEPATHIREALARLAERGSSRDTSMRLETRTVRGLRLPIPRQHAAGDGERTSLLQQLHAGRVLAA, translated from the coding sequence ATGGACGATTTCATCGCGGAACTGAGACTGCTGAAGGCGTGGGCGGGCAACCCGTCAATCAGCGAGATCACACGGCGTATCCACCGGGATTGGCAGCGGGCAGGACGCCCGCGCGGCGAATGGCCGGCCCGCTCCACGGTGGGCAACTGCTTCCAGGTGGGCCGCCGCCGCCCCAACGCCGACCTGCTGCTGGCCGTGGTGCAAGCACTCGTCGGCACCGACGAGGCCATCGTCTCTGCCTGGCGGCAGTCGCTTCGCGCGGTGCTCGGTGAAGCCGAGGCCGCCACCCGGGTCAGCGCCTGCGACCGGCTGCCCGCGGGACTCTCCGCATTCGTCGGCAGGACCGGCCTGACCGCCCAGGCAGAGGCTCTGCTGACCTCCGACGGGCAGATGCCGACGCTGGCGCTGGAGGGCATGGCGGGTACGGGCAAGACGTCGCTCGCCCTGCACGTCGCCCATCGGCTGCTCGCCCGGGAACGCACCGACGTCCCCGTCCTGTTCGCGAACCTGCGAGGCTCCGCCAGGCAGGGCCCGCCCGTCGACCCCTCTGCCGTGCTGGAGACCTTTCTGCGGCTGCTCGGCGCCCCCGGCGACCGTATCCCGTACGACCTCAACGCAAGAGCAGTCCTTTACCGCCAACTGGTGTCGGGAACAGGCGCGTTGGTCGTGCTGGACGACGCGGCGGACGAGGAACAGCTGCGGCCGCTCCTGCCCAAGACCCCGGGATGCCGCACGCTGGTCACGAGTCGGCGCGCGCTGGACGGTCTGGCTGACGCCGCCCGTCTGACGGTGCTGCCGCTCGACCCGGACGACTCCGTCGAACTGCTGCGGGCAGCGGCCGGAGCCGAACGCCTCGCCTCAGATTTGCCGACCGTCCAGCAGATGGCGACCGTGCTGGGCCACCTCCCGCTGGCCCTGTCGGTCATCGGCCGCCACATGCGCGAGCACCCGGCCTGGGCACTCGGCGACTACTACCGCGAGCCCCTGCTCACCCTGGCCCTGGAGGACGGCGTACGGACCGCGCTGGCCGCCTCCGACACAAGACTGCCGCAGGGCGCCCAGCGACTCCTGCGCCTGCTGGCCCTCCATCCTCCGACGGAGGTGGAGATCGCGGGGGCGGCCGCGCTCCTGGGTGAGCCGTCCGCGGTAGCCGAATATCACCTCGCCGCGCTGGCGGCAGCACATCTGGTCGAACGCACCGCACCCGACCGCTTCCGGGTTCACCCGCTCGCCCACGCCTACGCGGAGGAACGTCTCTGCATAGACGAACCGGCAACGCACATCCGTGAGGCCCTGGCCCGCCTGGCGGAACGGGGCAGCAGCCGCGATACCAGCATGCGGCTCGAGACCCGGACCGTCCGAGGACTCCGCCTGCCCATACCGCGGCAGCACGCTGCAGGAGACGGAGAAAGGACCAGCCTGCTGCAGCAACTGCACGCAGGACGGGTACTCGCAGCCTGA
- a CDS encoding OsmC family protein, giving the protein MPEIGVSLRPVGGSVVVGQARDHTVTIDRPKEKEGTDAGPMGGELLLLALGGCYVSTFLAALKAEDPEADASEVGFHIDGTLVSAPTRFSEITLRVSAPAALQGLISKPLLKAERGCIVHNSIRDAIAVRFTHEWR; this is encoded by the coding sequence ATGCCCGAAATCGGTGTGTCCCTACGTCCCGTCGGCGGCAGCGTCGTCGTGGGCCAGGCCAGAGATCACACGGTCACCATCGACCGGCCCAAGGAGAAGGAGGGGACCGACGCCGGTCCCATGGGCGGAGAACTGCTGCTTCTGGCTCTCGGCGGGTGCTACGTGAGCACCTTCCTCGCCGCCCTGAAGGCCGAGGACCCGGAGGCCGACGCCTCCGAGGTCGGCTTCCACATCGACGGAACGCTCGTGAGCGCGCCGACCCGATTCTCCGAGATCACCCTGCGGGTGTCGGCACCCGCCGCCCTCCAGGGCCTGATCTCCAAGCCTCTACTCAAGGCCGAGCGGGGCTGCATCGTCCACAACTCGATCCGTGACGCCATAGCGGTCCGCTTCACCCACGAGTGGCGCTGA
- a CDS encoding FAD/NAD(P)-binding protein gives MQNTTMQDSPSREGGMADMAMQASSMQHESMDRVAPGAQRVTIIGAGFSGTLTAIRLLHFADAPLEICLIEREEGYRYGGIAFGLASTNWEHMLNIQAGRITLRRERPEDFLEWANEEADRSDWPQKWQYHSFGVACVVPRRIFRQYLAERLRDAAADAHAEVTLRELSGEVIDVRGQAAGYVVKYADAGEQGGVHDLPSDQVILATGHLSPVQAPFYHRIKDSDRFIADPYAPGAQEWFRSVGAEESVLVTGSALSAFDTVISLIHAGHRGQILICSRGGHMHGTYPVDHEHDIWQARRPPFLDAEKLTPEAVVEGIKAEYAHLRNEHGVEPGSALEAVFPERVMKAWEPYVIELISRMEARDVRMLLDRYKSLIVTNRTSTVREIGGVVRSRMRGYNGAPKTVEALSADIQDMRLVEDGTKIRVVFADQPDIVVDRVVNCLGNKTDYERTDHPLWHGLVNAHGYAQPQTKTHRGIEVGPHGQLIAADGTVAAGLFGVGPMRQGDETTRRGRLGAFVFSIGTLRNQCFDTAMEVLRHLRSASDEEQMDIPDGIHHCLIRSSDWIAADLTAEEPRATRLRERLQNYARESAYPNAVNYLQAQDRTERRKYRGILDDDLADFGVALAREFDLTAQQARRTVSLLSTLVQKHAVHNLCDITKLAGWDSQYAEQVKHAPKKGA, from the coding sequence ATGCAGAACACCACGATGCAGGACAGCCCGAGCCGCGAGGGCGGCATGGCGGACATGGCGATGCAGGCGAGCAGCATGCAGCACGAGTCCATGGACAGGGTGGCCCCGGGCGCGCAGCGCGTGACGATCATCGGCGCGGGCTTCTCCGGCACGCTCACCGCCATCCGGCTGCTCCACTTCGCCGATGCGCCCTTGGAGATATGCCTGATAGAGCGGGAGGAGGGTTACCGCTACGGCGGTATCGCGTTCGGCCTGGCATCCACCAACTGGGAGCACATGCTCAACATCCAGGCCGGCCGCATCACCCTGCGCCGCGAGCGCCCGGAGGACTTCCTGGAGTGGGCCAACGAGGAGGCGGACCGCTCGGATTGGCCGCAGAAGTGGCAGTACCACTCCTTCGGCGTGGCCTGCGTCGTGCCGCGGCGGATCTTCCGGCAGTACCTGGCCGAGCGGCTGCGCGATGCGGCCGCGGACGCCCACGCCGAGGTGACTCTGCGGGAACTTTCCGGTGAGGTCATCGACGTACGCGGCCAGGCTGCCGGCTATGTCGTCAAGTACGCCGACGCCGGGGAGCAAGGCGGCGTGCACGACCTGCCGTCGGACCAGGTGATCCTGGCGACCGGTCACCTCTCGCCGGTGCAGGCGCCCTTCTACCACCGCATCAAGGACTCAGACCGCTTCATCGCCGACCCCTACGCCCCCGGCGCCCAGGAGTGGTTCCGGTCCGTCGGCGCCGAGGAGAGCGTCCTCGTCACGGGCTCCGCACTGTCGGCCTTCGACACGGTGATCTCCCTCATCCATGCAGGCCACCGAGGACAGATCCTGATCTGCTCGCGCGGAGGTCACATGCACGGCACCTACCCCGTCGACCACGAGCACGACATCTGGCAGGCCCGCCGGCCGCCCTTCCTCGACGCCGAAAAGCTCACCCCCGAGGCGGTGGTGGAGGGGATCAAGGCGGAGTACGCACACCTGCGCAACGAGCACGGTGTGGAGCCGGGCAGCGCCCTGGAGGCCGTCTTCCCCGAGCGGGTCATGAAGGCGTGGGAGCCGTACGTCATCGAGCTGATCTCCCGCATGGAAGCCCGCGACGTGCGCATGCTGCTCGACCGGTACAAGAGCCTCATCGTCACCAACCGCACCAGCACCGTGCGGGAGATCGGCGGCGTCGTGCGCAGCCGGATGCGCGGATACAATGGTGCACCGAAGACCGTCGAGGCCCTGTCCGCCGACATCCAGGACATGCGCCTGGTCGAGGACGGCACAAAGATCCGGGTGGTCTTCGCCGACCAGCCGGACATCGTCGTCGACCGCGTCGTCAACTGCCTGGGCAACAAGACCGATTACGAGCGCACCGACCACCCTCTGTGGCACGGCCTGGTCAACGCACACGGATACGCGCAGCCGCAGACCAAGACCCACCGGGGCATCGAGGTCGGCCCGCACGGTCAACTCATCGCCGCCGACGGCACGGTGGCAGCGGGCCTGTTCGGCGTCGGGCCGATGCGCCAGGGCGACGAGACCACCCGCCGCGGCCGGCTCGGCGCGTTCGTGTTCAGTATCGGCACCCTGCGCAACCAGTGCTTCGACACGGCGATGGAGGTGCTGCGCCACCTCAGGTCCGCGAGCGACGAGGAGCAGATGGACATCCCCGACGGCATCCACCACTGCCTGATCCGCAGCAGCGACTGGATCGCCGCCGACCTCACCGCCGAGGAACCGCGGGCCACCCGCCTGCGGGAGCGCCTGCAGAACTACGCCCGCGAGAGCGCCTACCCCAACGCCGTCAACTACCTGCAGGCCCAGGACCGCACCGAGCGCCGCAAGTACCGCGGCATCCTGGACGACGACCTGGCCGACTTCGGCGTGGCCCTGGCCCGCGAGTTCGACCTCACCGCCCAGCAGGCCCGGCGGACCGTCTCACTCCTGTCCACGCTCGTGCAAAAGCACGCGGTCCACAACCTGTGCGACATCACCAAGCTGGCGGGCTGGGACTCCCAGTACGCCGAGCAGGTCAAGCACGCCCCGAAGAAGGGCGCGTGA